ATCCATATTCATGAGGCTCTCCGTCATGGCGGCAGTGTTGGGTGTCTCGTTTTTTTCATCACAGGACACAAAAAAAACAATCGGGATCATAATGGTTAACAGGATCACGATATTCCACTTTTTCATTTTCTTATCCTCCAAATAATATTTATTTAAAGATCCAAAGATGGATCTTAATACCAAAATAATTAATTAGACTTGTTCAATAACCTGGTTGGTTATCTGCTAATATGCGGTTATCTTGTAAGTCTAGGCAAAATGTTCCGCATTTCGCTGTTTTTCAGCGGAATTTGTTCAGAAACTGAAGTTTCTGAACAACTCGATTTTTTATCCTTTTATAGAACCTATCATCACTCCTTGGACAAAATATTTTTGAACAAATGGATATACCAGCCATATAGGCACATTGACCACAATTATCAGGGAATATTTTAAAAGCTCCGCCATACCTTGCTGAATTATCATAAGTTCAGGATCTGCGATTAAATTGGTATCAGCCTGGGTTGCTACCAGAATATCCCGAAGTACAATTTGGATTGGGAAAAGCTTAACATTGGTTAAATAAAGAAAGGCATCAAAAAAGGCATTCCATTGACCAACGGCATAATATAATACCAATACCGCGGTAATTGCCTTGGATAATGGTAGTACAACATGAAATAAAAACTGAAAATGAGAACATCCATCTAAAGATCCAGCCTCCACCAATTCTTCAGGGATATTTGTCTGATAATAAGTACGGGCAATAATCATATTGGTAACCCATATAGCGTTTGGAATCACCAAAGCTGCACGGGTGTTTAACAGGTGCAGGTTTTGAACTAACAGATACATAGGGATCATTCCACCCTGAAATAAGAATGTAAATACAAAAAGATATGTAATAAAATTGCGGCCAATAAATTTCTTGCGGGATAGAGGATAAGCGGCCATAATGGTTAAAATAACACTAATAGAAGTACCAATTATCGTATAAAAAATAGTATTAAGGTAACCGGTAAGAACTT
The Bacteroidales bacterium DNA segment above includes these coding regions:
- a CDS encoding carbohydrate ABC transporter permease — encoded protein: MGKIKTPIWKIRQSRSDKFFYFVTNLYLVLSFLVVLYPIVYIFSASFSSTRAVMSGKVVLWPVELSLEGYKTVFRESKVLTGYLNTIFYTIIGTSISVILTIMAAYPLSRKKFIGRNFITYLFVFTFLFQGGMIPMYLLVQNLHLLNTRAALVIPNAIWVTNMIIARTYYQTNIPEELVEAGSLDGCSHFQFLFHVVLPLSKAITAVLVLYYAVGQWNAFFDAFLYLTNVKLFPIQIVLRDILVATQADTNLIADPELMIIQQGMAELLKYSLIIVVNVPIWLVYPFVQKYFVQGVMIGSIKG